From the genome of Niabella agricola, one region includes:
- a CDS encoding RNA polymerase sigma factor, whose product MEKSDLLPHLFRTEYSKIIAVLCNHFGIDYMEVAEDIVSDTFLTAAELWGMKGVPENPVAWLYTVAKNKTRNYLKRHQLFEKKIVADLKYQPVNTGTDIDLSSTAISDSQLAMIFTVCHSSVSKEAQIALALNLLCGFGVQEIADAFLTNKETVYKRLKRAKEKLREEKIAIAPPTVQMVAERMETVLTTLYLLFNEGYYSVSGHHPLKRDCCMEAMRLCLLLLGNAFTNTPAANALMGLMCFHASRFEARTNSNGEMILYEDQDTRLWNKDLIEKGIFYLNNSASGNQVSKFHLEAGIAYWHTHPEDSKEKWEAILQLYNKLLMLEYTPIAALNRTYALAKANSIEEAIAEAEKLKLTDNHFYFVLLGTLYEHLDSHKARELLQTAKRMARSESDRRLIRKKIAELEEKH is encoded by the coding sequence ATGGAAAAATCTGACCTGCTCCCCCACTTATTCCGTACAGAGTACAGCAAAATCATTGCTGTACTCTGTAATCATTTTGGCATCGATTATATGGAAGTGGCAGAAGATATCGTAAGCGATACTTTTCTTACGGCTGCAGAACTTTGGGGGATGAAGGGGGTCCCGGAAAATCCGGTAGCCTGGTTGTATACCGTTGCCAAAAACAAAACCCGTAACTACTTAAAACGTCATCAGCTTTTTGAGAAGAAGATTGTCGCAGACCTGAAATACCAGCCTGTGAATACCGGAACAGATATCGACCTCTCCTCCACTGCTATCAGCGACAGCCAGCTGGCTATGATTTTTACCGTATGTCACTCCTCGGTTTCAAAGGAAGCACAGATCGCCCTGGCATTAAACCTGCTTTGCGGTTTTGGCGTACAGGAAATAGCCGATGCCTTTTTAACCAACAAGGAAACGGTTTATAAACGGCTGAAACGCGCCAAGGAAAAGCTGCGGGAAGAAAAAATCGCTATTGCCCCGCCTACGGTTCAGATGGTAGCAGAGCGGATGGAAACGGTATTAACCACCCTTTACCTGCTCTTTAACGAAGGCTATTATTCCGTTTCGGGACATCATCCTCTGAAAAGAGATTGTTGTATGGAAGCGATGCGTCTTTGCCTGCTGTTGCTGGGAAACGCGTTCACCAATACCCCGGCGGCAAATGCACTGATGGGACTCATGTGCTTTCATGCCTCCCGCTTTGAAGCCCGGACGAACAGCAATGGAGAAATGATTCTTTATGAAGACCAGGACACCCGGCTCTGGAACAAAGACCTGATTGAAAAAGGCATTTTTTATCTGAACAACTCCGCCAGCGGTAACCAGGTGAGTAAATTCCACCTGGAAGCAGGCATTGCATACTGGCATACCCACCCCGAAGACAGCAAAGAAAAATGGGAAGCCATCCTGCAGTTATACAACAAACTCCTGATGCTGGAATACACCCCCATAGCCGCATTGAACCGTACCTATGCCCTGGCTAAGGCCAACAGCATTGAAGAAGCCATTGCTGAAGCCGAAAAATTAAAACTGACCGATAATCATTTCTATTTTGTACTATTAGGAACACTATACGAGCATCTTGATTCCCACAAAGCCCGGGAACTTTTGCAAACCGCAAAACGAATGGCACGATCTGAAAGCGACCGCCGGCTGATCCGGAAAAAAATAGCCGAACTGGAAGAGAAGCACTAA
- a CDS encoding YciI family protein: MKDFLFLFRADYVAYVKRSPEELQSMTKKWMDWIGGIAAQNKLADRGNRLETGGRVIRPGNVITDGPFCEIKESLGGYIVVKASTIDEAAAIALGCPVYEIGGSVEVREISVL, encoded by the coding sequence ATGAAAGATTTTTTATTCCTGTTCCGTGCCGATTATGTAGCATATGTTAAACGCTCCCCGGAGGAGTTGCAATCCATGACCAAAAAATGGATGGATTGGATCGGTGGTATTGCAGCACAGAACAAACTGGCCGACCGCGGCAACCGGCTGGAAACCGGCGGAAGGGTGATCCGGCCCGGAAATGTAATTACCGACGGACCATTTTGCGAAATCAAAGAAAGCCTGGGAGGTTATATTGTTGTAAAGGCCTCAACCATTGATGAGGCCGCAGCAATTGCGCTGGGATGCCCGGTTTATGAGATCGGAGGCTCCGTGGAGGTCCGCGAAATCAGTGTCCTGTAA
- a CDS encoding carboxymuconolactone decarboxylase family protein, with the protein MEQRIKFTETGKDALAALYPLGRYLKQTTLDQQLLHLIYYRVSQINGCAFCLDMHAKDLRAGGETEQRLYVLDAWREAPFYSDKERAALAWAEALTKLSSTLVPDDVYNNAKAHFTEKELVDLTLAVTTINTYNRFNIAFGAPVGTYKVGQFA; encoded by the coding sequence ATGGAACAAAGAATCAAATTCACCGAAACCGGAAAAGATGCATTGGCCGCCTTATATCCCCTGGGAAGGTACCTGAAGCAAACCACACTCGATCAGCAGCTTTTACACCTGATCTATTACCGGGTGTCGCAGATCAATGGCTGTGCCTTTTGCCTGGATATGCACGCGAAAGACCTGAGAGCGGGCGGGGAAACCGAGCAACGCCTGTACGTATTGGATGCCTGGAGGGAAGCCCCGTTTTACAGCGACAAAGAGCGGGCTGCACTGGCCTGGGCAGAAGCATTAACCAAATTAAGCAGTACGCTGGTGCCAGACGATGTATATAATAACGCAAAAGCACATTTTACCGAAAAGGAGTTGGTGGACCTGACCCTGGCCGTAACGACGATTAACACTTATAATCGTTTTAATATAGCCTTTGGTGCACCCGTAGGTACATACAAAGTGGGTCAGTTTGCATAA
- a CDS encoding sugar transferase — translation MEHPKSISASWYLLADYAGAALSWLIFISLLRRGTGNLEPADWLVTLFIVPVLWLLLFTLAGSYSNLYKKSRAEEFLVTLVCSAIGSAFLIFIFPELKYHLYIGILHLLFRLIFLHCTITCIFRGIILTVVKRQIKNRSVVFNTLLLSEAISVNTIVTSTGKGLSEAAFHYIGYIDPVPASQTDVVFLPRLGNLPELETVITQHNVKMVIINNSSSAALPVEELVARLSEKDVEINLVPKTLDILSGSVKIGNVLGGGLVHIPNTLLSNWQSNIKRVLDVAFAFWGMILLSPLYLFVALRVKCSGPGPVIYKQERIGYKGKPFILYKFRSMHTNAETSIPLLSSKNDPRITRWGRVMRKWRLDELPQLWNILKGDMSLVGPRPERAYFINQIVQQFPTYKYVLKARPGLTSWGMVQFGYAENLEEMIERNRYDLMYIENISLLLDLKILLHTFRILLQGKGK, via the coding sequence GTGGAACACCCTAAAAGTATTTCCGCTTCCTGGTACCTGCTTGCTGATTATGCAGGCGCGGCCCTGTCCTGGCTGATCTTTATCAGCCTGCTGCGCAGAGGCACCGGCAATCTGGAACCTGCAGACTGGCTGGTAACACTTTTTATTGTTCCGGTATTGTGGCTGTTGTTGTTTACGCTGGCGGGCAGTTACAGCAACCTGTATAAAAAATCAAGGGCAGAAGAGTTCCTGGTCACCCTGGTTTGCTCCGCCATCGGAAGCGCCTTCCTGATCTTTATTTTCCCGGAATTAAAATACCATTTATACATCGGCATCCTGCACTTGCTGTTCCGGCTGATCTTTTTACATTGTACCATCACCTGTATTTTCCGGGGCATCATCCTGACAGTGGTGAAACGGCAGATTAAAAACAGGTCCGTTGTTTTTAACACCCTGCTCCTCAGTGAGGCCATATCCGTAAATACGATTGTTACCAGTACGGGGAAAGGCTTGTCGGAAGCCGCTTTTCATTATATAGGCTATATTGACCCCGTACCGGCTTCACAGACAGACGTCGTTTTCCTGCCACGGCTGGGAAACCTGCCGGAACTGGAAACCGTTATTACGCAGCATAATGTAAAGATGGTGATCATTAACAACAGCTCCTCCGCAGCCCTGCCGGTAGAAGAGCTGGTGGCCCGGTTAAGTGAAAAAGATGTAGAAATCAACCTGGTGCCCAAAACACTGGATATCCTCTCCGGCTCCGTAAAAATAGGCAATGTGCTTGGCGGGGGGCTTGTACACATCCCCAATACCCTGCTCAGTAACTGGCAATCGAATATTAAACGCGTACTGGATGTAGCATTCGCCTTCTGGGGAATGATTCTTTTATCGCCCTTATATCTTTTTGTAGCCCTGCGCGTAAAGTGCAGCGGCCCGGGCCCCGTTATTTACAAACAGGAGCGGATCGGGTATAAAGGAAAGCCTTTTATACTTTATAAATTCCGGTCGATGCACACCAATGCCGAAACCAGCATTCCCCTGCTTTCCTCCAAAAATGACCCCCGCATCACCCGCTGGGGAAGGGTTATGCGCAAATGGCGGCTTGATGAGCTTCCGCAGCTCTGGAATATTTTAAAGGGGGATATGAGCCTGGTTGGCCCCCGGCCGGAACGGGCCTATTTCATCAATCAGATCGTACAACAATTTCCTACTTATAAATATGTGCTCAAGGCCCGGCCCGGACTTACCAGCTGGGGAATGGTGCAATTTGGCTATGCCGAGAACCTCGAAGAAATGATCGAGCGCAACCGCTACGACCTGATGTACATTGAAAACATCTCGCTCCTGTTGGACCTTAAGATTTTATTGCATACTTTTCGGATCCTTTTACAGGGAAAAGGAAAATAA
- a CDS encoding Gfo/Idh/MocA family protein, with protein MLKIGIVGVGHLGKFHLNNWLEIEGVEVVGFYDPNEDTAREVIEKYNIKRFFDVDAFLELCDAIDIVTPTTFHYQWCEKAIKRGRHVFVEKPFADTMEEARELVKLAKESNIKLQVGHVERFNPAFLALRNVPLKPMFIEVHRLAQFNPRGTEVSVILDLMIHDIDIILSIVKSDVKRISASGVAVLTETPDIANVRIEFDNGCVANLTSSRISMKKMRKMRLFQKDAYIGIDFLNKKTEIIKLKEAADENVFAFDIDTPGGKKTIAMANPPVPEVNAIKKELEEFRDAILNNTQTVVSEIDGLKAMDVAHQILEKIGNNTIKQ; from the coding sequence ATGTTAAAAATAGGGATTGTTGGTGTAGGCCATCTGGGAAAATTTCATCTGAACAACTGGCTGGAGATTGAAGGCGTGGAAGTGGTCGGTTTCTATGACCCAAACGAAGATACAGCCAGGGAAGTGATTGAGAAATATAACATCAAACGTTTTTTTGACGTGGATGCTTTTTTGGAGCTTTGCGATGCGATCGACATTGTAACGCCCACCACCTTTCACTATCAGTGGTGCGAAAAAGCCATTAAGCGCGGCCGTCACGTGTTTGTGGAGAAACCTTTTGCCGATACCATGGAAGAAGCACGGGAGCTGGTAAAGCTGGCAAAAGAATCCAATATAAAGCTACAGGTAGGGCATGTGGAGCGCTTCAACCCCGCATTCCTGGCATTGAGGAACGTACCGTTGAAACCTATGTTCATCGAAGTACACCGGCTGGCACAGTTTAATCCCAGGGGAACAGAAGTGAGTGTGATCCTCGATCTGATGATCCATGATATTGATATTATCCTGAGTATTGTAAAAAGCGATGTAAAACGCATCTCTGCCAGCGGCGTGGCGGTACTTACAGAAACGCCGGATATTGCCAACGTACGGATCGAATTTGATAACGGCTGTGTTGCCAATCTTACGTCCAGCCGCATCTCCATGAAAAAAATGCGGAAGATGCGCCTGTTTCAGAAAGATGCCTATATTGGTATCGACTTCCTGAATAAGAAAACGGAGATCATTAAATTAAAAGAGGCTGCAGACGAAAATGTGTTTGCATTTGATATCGATACGCCTGGCGGTAAAAAAACCATTGCGATGGCAAACCCGCCCGTTCCGGAGGTTAATGCCATAAAAAAAGAACTGGAAGAATTCCGGGATGCTATTTTAAACAATACCCAAACTGTAGTATCGGAGATCGATGGCCTAAAGGCCATGGACGTGGCACACCAGATCCTCGAAAAAATCGGCAATAACACAATCAAGCAGTAG
- the mdh gene encoding malate dehydrogenase — translation MKVTVVGAGAVGATCADNIARKELASELVLLDIKEGVAEGKAIDMMQTAGLLGFDTKIKGVTNDYVATEHSDVVVITSGLPRKPGMTREELIGVNAGIVKSVTENILKYSPDTIIIVVSNPMDTMNYLTLQTSGLPKHRVLGMGGALDSARFRYYLSQELGCSPGDLNAVVIGGHGDTTMIPLIRHATWNSTPVTNFLTKEQQDKIVADTMVGGATLTKLIGTSAWYAPGAGTAAMVESILRDEKKLISCGVALEGEYGQSDISLVVPVILGRNGWERILDFKLSEEEQAAFNKSANAVRNMNDVLKTL, via the coding sequence ATGAAAGTTACTGTAGTAGGTGCCGGAGCCGTAGGTGCCACCTGTGCCGACAACATTGCCAGAAAAGAATTAGCATCGGAACTGGTGCTGCTCGACATCAAGGAGGGGGTGGCTGAGGGGAAAGCCATCGATATGATGCAAACAGCCGGATTGCTGGGATTTGATACCAAGATCAAGGGCGTTACCAACGACTATGTAGCTACCGAGCATTCCGATGTGGTCGTAATCACTTCCGGACTTCCCCGTAAGCCGGGCATGACACGTGAAGAGTTGATCGGCGTAAATGCGGGGATTGTAAAAAGTGTTACTGAAAATATTTTAAAGTATTCGCCGGATACCATCATTATTGTTGTATCCAATCCAATGGATACCATGAATTACCTGACCCTGCAGACCTCTGGTTTGCCCAAGCACCGTGTACTGGGCATGGGCGGGGCTTTGGATTCTGCGCGCTTCCGGTACTACCTGAGCCAGGAACTGGGATGTTCGCCCGGAGATCTGAATGCAGTGGTGATCGGCGGCCATGGCGATACCACCATGATTCCGCTGATCCGTCATGCTACCTGGAACAGCACGCCGGTTACCAACTTTTTAACAAAGGAGCAGCAGGATAAAATTGTGGCCGATACCATGGTTGGAGGAGCTACGCTCACCAAGCTGATCGGTACCTCGGCCTGGTACGCTCCCGGAGCCGGAACCGCCGCCATGGTGGAAAGCATTTTGCGGGACGAAAAAAAGCTGATCTCTTGTGGTGTGGCCCTGGAGGGCGAGTACGGCCAGAGCGATATTTCGCTGGTGGTACCGGTAATTCTTGGCCGCAACGGTTGGGAGCGTATCCTTGATTTTAAATTATCGGAGGAAGAACAGGCCGCCTTTAATAAAAGCGCCAACGCCGTGCGAAACATGAACGATGTATTGAAAACGCTTTAA
- a CDS encoding lipase family protein, producing the protein MRLRIPLFALLLLLARVTSAQQFGPEFNVKEYADFLSMAFYESSIPDKVQREQQKEPYKLVYKSPEVGMKNLWWLYTNEQNQAVINIRGTVGDMVSWLENYYCPMIPATGSLQLDPATRFDYKLAESKDAYVHAGWAIGMAYLVRDMTPKIKELYEKGVRDFFIFGHSQGGALSYLVSSYFYYQRKAGALPGDIRFKTYASAAPKPGNLQYAYDFDFINKGGWAYTVVNAADWVPETPYSIQRVSDMNMVNPIVDIPGALKKQKFLLRLVGNMYYGKLNRRTWKAQRAYTKVLGHKLYKLAIKKALPGLKEPEYAPSMSYMRAGTPVILMPDAGYYQKYGKDGADKFAHHHFAPYLYLLQKQYGK; encoded by the coding sequence ATGCGCCTACGTATACCACTTTTTGCCCTTTTATTACTCCTGGCCCGGGTAACGTCCGCACAGCAGTTTGGGCCGGAATTTAATGTGAAGGAATACGCCGACTTTTTATCCATGGCTTTTTATGAAAGCAGTATCCCGGATAAAGTGCAACGGGAGCAACAAAAAGAACCGTATAAGCTGGTGTATAAATCACCGGAGGTAGGGATGAAGAATCTATGGTGGTTATATACCAACGAACAAAACCAGGCCGTGATCAATATCCGGGGAACGGTGGGAGATATGGTGAGCTGGCTGGAAAATTATTATTGCCCGATGATACCGGCAACCGGATCCCTGCAGCTCGATCCTGCTACCCGGTTTGATTACAAGCTTGCGGAAAGCAAGGATGCATATGTGCATGCGGGCTGGGCCATTGGGATGGCCTACCTGGTGCGGGATATGACACCGAAGATCAAAGAACTGTATGAAAAGGGAGTACGCGATTTTTTTATTTTCGGGCATAGCCAGGGCGGGGCGTTGAGTTATCTGGTGAGCTCTTATTTTTATTACCAGCGAAAGGCCGGGGCATTACCCGGCGACATCCGGTTTAAAACTTATGCCAGTGCGGCGCCCAAACCCGGCAATCTGCAATACGCTTATGATTTTGACTTTATCAATAAGGGGGGATGGGCCTATACCGTGGTTAATGCCGCTGATTGGGTGCCGGAAACGCCTTATAGTATTCAGCGGGTCTCCGATATGAATATGGTAAACCCGATCGTGGATATCCCGGGAGCCCTGAAAAAACAAAAGTTCCTGCTGCGCCTGGTAGGAAATATGTATTATGGAAAACTAAACCGGAGAACCTGGAAAGCACAAAGAGCATATACTAAAGTTTTGGGACATAAATTGTATAAACTGGCTATAAAAAAGGCATTACCTGGTTTGAAAGAACCCGAATATGCGCCTTCTATGAGCTATATGCGCGCGGGTACACCGGTTATCCTGATGCCGGATGCCGGGTATTATCAAAAATATGGTAAAGACGGTGCCGACAAATTTGCGCATCATCATTTTGCACCCTACCTCTATTTGTTACAAAAGCAATACGGAAAGTAA
- a CDS encoding class I SAM-dependent methyltransferase, translating into MSEEKFIMFRNRLTKVYRHLSKQAQKQGITCYRVYDHDLPEFPVSIELYEGHAYVAEYKRRHQMEEDAHYQWMQQTIAIISAITGIPTTQIHTKLRQRKAGRQGQYQKTDSKKNEFIVHEQGLKFIVNLEDYLDTGLFLDHRLTRKMVMQESNGRRVLNLFAYTGSFSVYAAAGNAAAITTVDLSNTYIQWAERNMQLNGLDQPAYSFVQADVLRYIKEIAAGSYDLIVMDPPTFSNSKRMNDILDIQRDHVSLINDCLRILAPGGILYFSTNARKFVLDTGNLQTDQIKDITRATTPFDFEGKLFRWCYKIEK; encoded by the coding sequence TTGAGCGAAGAAAAATTTATCATGTTCCGCAACCGGCTGACCAAGGTTTACCGGCATCTTTCAAAACAGGCACAAAAACAAGGTATTACCTGCTACCGGGTATATGATCACGACCTGCCCGAATTTCCGGTCTCCATTGAACTGTATGAGGGGCATGCCTATGTAGCAGAATACAAGCGCCGGCACCAAATGGAGGAAGACGCGCATTATCAATGGATGCAGCAAACCATCGCAATCATTTCAGCAATCACCGGAATCCCAACAACACAGATTCATACCAAGCTGCGCCAGCGAAAAGCCGGACGGCAGGGACAATATCAAAAAACTGACTCGAAGAAAAACGAGTTCATTGTACACGAACAGGGTTTAAAATTTATTGTGAACCTGGAAGACTACCTGGACACCGGCCTCTTTCTGGATCACCGGCTGACGCGCAAAATGGTGATGCAGGAAAGCAACGGGCGGCGGGTGCTGAACCTTTTTGCGTATACCGGTTCTTTTTCTGTGTATGCCGCTGCAGGCAATGCGGCTGCCATCACCACCGTTGATCTTTCCAATACCTATATACAATGGGCCGAAAGAAATATGCAACTGAATGGCCTGGATCAACCCGCCTATTCATTTGTGCAGGCCGATGTGCTCCGTTATATCAAGGAGATCGCTGCCGGATCATATGACCTGATCGTAATGGATCCACCTACTTTCAGCAACAGCAAGCGGATGAACGATATCCTCGACATCCAGCGGGATCATGTGTCCCTGATTAATGATTGCCTGCGCATACTGGCTCCGGGAGGCATCCTGTACTTCAGTACCAATGCCCGGAAATTTGTACTGGATACCGGCAACCTGCAAACAGACCAAATAAAAGATATTACCCGGGCTACAACGCCCTTCGACTTTGAAGGCAAGCTGTTCCGCTGGTGTTATAAAATCGAAAAATAA
- a CDS encoding exonuclease domain-containing protein: MQYAIVDIETTGSYAAASGITEISIQVLDADGAVQERFETLVNPVHQIPGYIQALTGISNEMVAEAPLFEAIAERVYALLQNKVFVAHSVNFDYSFVKSQLEACGYDFNTNKLCTVRLSRKLLPGHASYSLGRLCEALGIGHYNKHRAGGDTDATVALFQLLLQKDTEGHILKSLKKTSKEQALPPNVPKSDFDQLPYTPGIYYFHDDKGKVVYVGKAKNIRYRVSSHFSNNSTGRQRQHFMRYVHHISFEECGTELMAAVKESTEIKRLWPRFNASQKKREDLYGIISYEDQNGYLRLGVDKMARGKPLLNSFHHLEGARASLRQLVHDHRLCPRLCFIDEQLFDEKMHRLLCGGACEKKETPENYNRRVLEAMQYLQNLPSFAIVDKGIHQDERSCILVWKGSFYGMGFISGEVQIERPEQLREYVTPYKENSTITNMLFAYAKRYPSKIIRFEQAG; the protein is encoded by the coding sequence ATGCAATACGCAATTGTTGATATTGAAACAACCGGCTCCTATGCAGCAGCCAGCGGCATTACAGAAATCAGCATCCAGGTGCTGGATGCTGATGGAGCCGTGCAGGAGCGTTTTGAAACCCTGGTAAACCCGGTGCACCAGATCCCGGGCTATATTCAGGCCCTTACCGGTATCAGCAATGAAATGGTGGCGGAGGCGCCTTTGTTTGAAGCGATCGCTGAGCGGGTGTATGCATTGCTGCAGAATAAAGTTTTTGTGGCCCACAGTGTTAATTTTGATTACTCATTTGTGAAAAGCCAGCTGGAGGCCTGCGGGTACGACTTCAATACAAACAAACTTTGCACGGTGCGGCTGAGCCGTAAGCTGTTACCGGGCCATGCATCTTACAGTTTGGGCCGGCTTTGTGAGGCACTGGGTATCGGGCATTACAATAAACACCGGGCGGGGGGAGATACGGATGCAACAGTGGCTCTGTTTCAGTTATTGCTGCAAAAAGATACGGAAGGGCATATCCTGAAGAGCCTTAAAAAAACGTCTAAAGAACAGGCATTGCCTCCCAATGTGCCTAAATCCGATTTTGATCAGCTGCCTTATACGCCGGGGATTTATTATTTTCACGACGATAAAGGCAAAGTGGTGTATGTGGGTAAGGCCAAGAATATCCGGTACCGGGTAAGCAGCCACTTCAGTAATAATTCTACAGGAAGGCAGCGGCAGCATTTTATGCGCTATGTACATCACATCAGTTTTGAGGAATGTGGAACGGAACTGATGGCGGCGGTAAAAGAATCTACCGAAATCAAACGGCTCTGGCCCCGGTTCAATGCTTCGCAAAAAAAACGGGAAGACCTGTATGGCATTATTTCCTATGAAGACCAGAATGGTTATTTACGTTTGGGTGTAGACAAAATGGCCCGGGGCAAGCCGCTGCTGAATTCATTTCATCACCTCGAAGGCGCCAGGGCTTCGCTCCGGCAGCTGGTTCACGACCATCGGTTATGTCCCCGTTTATGTTTTATCGATGAACAGCTGTTCGACGAAAAAATGCACCGGTTGCTTTGCGGAGGTGCCTGCGAAAAGAAGGAGACTCCGGAAAACTATAACCGGCGGGTTTTGGAGGCAATGCAATACCTGCAGAACCTTCCTTCTTTTGCGATTGTTGACAAAGGAATTCATCAGGATGAGCGGTCCTGTATTCTTGTTTGGAAGGGCAGTTTTTATGGGATGGGCTTTATTTCCGGTGAGGTGCAGATTGAACGGCCGGAGCAATTGCGGGAATACGTAACGCCCTATAAAGAAAACAGTACCATCACCAACATGCTATTTGCGTACGCCAAAAGATATCCGTCGAAAATCATCCGGTTTGAGCAGGCCGGCTAA
- a CDS encoding SGNH/GDSL hydrolase family protein — MMKKTALLLPFVLMMLAFQPVKKKKVIFFGDSITQQGAGPGGYIMRIDSMSRVEKLADQFEFVGKGIGGNKVYDLFLRFQPDVLDQQPDIVFVYVGINDVWHKTSAGTGTDFDKFGKFYDAIISTLKKRGIQPVVCTPSVIGERNDFTNQQDGDLNLYAKWIREYAAKNDVPLVDLRKLFLDYLKENNPENKEKDILTRDRVHLNDKGNQLVADAMWKVLKGLK, encoded by the coding sequence ATGATGAAAAAAACGGCATTGCTGTTGCCATTTGTATTGATGATGTTAGCGTTCCAGCCGGTTAAGAAAAAGAAAGTAATCTTTTTTGGAGATTCGATAACCCAACAGGGGGCAGGTCCCGGCGGGTACATTATGCGCATCGATAGTATGAGCAGGGTTGAGAAACTGGCCGACCAGTTTGAATTTGTTGGAAAAGGGATCGGCGGAAACAAAGTATATGACCTGTTTCTTCGGTTTCAGCCCGATGTGCTGGACCAGCAGCCGGATATCGTTTTTGTATATGTAGGCATCAATGACGTGTGGCATAAAACATCCGCAGGTACCGGTACCGATTTTGATAAATTCGGAAAATTTTATGATGCCATCATCTCTACGTTGAAAAAACGGGGAATTCAGCCGGTTGTATGTACTCCTTCGGTAATTGGAGAACGGAATGATTTTACCAACCAGCAGGATGGAGATTTGAACCTCTATGCCAAATGGATCCGTGAGTATGCTGCTAAAAACGATGTGCCACTGGTTGATCTTCGCAAACTGTTCCTGGATTACCTGAAAGAAAACAACCCGGAGAATAAGGAAAAAGACATCCTTACCAGGGACCGGGTGCATCTCAATGACAAAGGCAATCAGTTGGTGGCGGATGCTATGTGGAAGGTACTGAAGGGCCTGAAGTAA
- the tyrS gene encoding tyrosine--tRNA ligase, producing MNIIKELRWRGMIQDIIPGTEEQLNKEMTTGYIGFDPTATSLHIGSLVPILLLVHLQRAGHRPVALVGGATGMIGDPSGKSEERNLLNEETLAANIAGIKSQLERYLDFSPAHPNAALMVNNYDWFKNISFLEFLRDAGKHITVNYMMAKDSVKKRFEGEVGISYTEFAYQLMQGYDFYHLYTTAGVKLQMGGSDQWGNITTGTEFIRRKAGQEAFAFTCPLIRKADGTKFGKTEKGNVWLDPEKTSPYQFYQFWLNTSDEDAATWIKIFTFLDEPTISGLIGQHHQNPAARLLQKTLAKEITCFVHGTEEYEKAVVTTEKLFANQSRPAAEMGIEDLEGLEGVVKAVISKSDLDRGIDIVSLLAETKVAPSKGEARKLVQGGGISLNREKVSDVQLTVTTAHLLHNRYILLQKGKKNYYLAEIVL from the coding sequence ATGAATATCATAAAGGAATTGAGATGGCGGGGTATGATCCAGGATATCATACCAGGTACAGAAGAACAACTGAATAAGGAAATGACCACGGGGTATATTGGGTTCGATCCTACAGCAACCAGCCTGCATATCGGCAGCCTGGTGCCCATTTTGTTGCTGGTACACCTGCAGCGCGCGGGGCATCGTCCGGTGGCCCTGGTGGGCGGCGCCACTGGCATGATCGGCGATCCCAGTGGTAAAAGCGAAGAACGGAACCTATTGAACGAAGAAACCCTGGCTGCCAATATCGCCGGCATCAAAAGTCAGCTCGAACGGTACCTTGATTTCTCACCTGCCCATCCCAATGCGGCCCTTATGGTAAATAATTATGACTGGTTTAAAAACATCAGTTTCCTGGAGTTCCTGAGGGATGCCGGAAAGCATATCACGGTCAATTACATGATGGCTAAGGATAGTGTAAAAAAACGTTTTGAAGGCGAGGTTGGTATCAGCTACACCGAGTTTGCCTACCAGCTGATGCAGGGGTATGACTTTTATCATTTATATACCACCGCAGGCGTAAAACTGCAAATGGGCGGAAGCGACCAGTGGGGCAATATAACCACGGGTACCGAATTCATCCGCCGCAAGGCAGGACAAGAGGCCTTTGCCTTTACCTGTCCGTTGATCCGCAAGGCCGACGGCACGAAGTTCGGGAAAACAGAAAAAGGGAATGTATGGCTGGATCCTGAAAAAACTTCTCCCTACCAGTTCTACCAGTTCTGGCTCAATACCAGTGACGAAGACGCAGCCACCTGGATCAAGATATTTACATTCCTGGACGAGCCAACCATCAGTGGCCTGATTGGGCAACACCACCAGAATCCGGCCGCACGCCTGCTTCAAAAAACCCTGGCAAAAGAGATCACCTGCTTTGTGCATGGCACCGAAGAATATGAAAAAGCCGTTGTAACTACCGAAAAACTGTTCGCCAATCAAAGCCGGCCGGCCGCTGAAATGGGCATTGAAGACCTGGAAGGACTGGAAGGTGTTGTTAAAGCGGTTATTTCGAAATCTGACCTGGACCGGGGCATCGACATTGTATCCTTGCTGGCGGAAACAAAGGTAGCTCCCAGCAAGGGCGAAGCCCGGAAACTGGTTCAGGGCGGAGGCATCAGCCTCAACCGCGAAAAAGTAAGCGATGTTCAGCTGACAGTGACTACAGCGCATCTCTTACACAACCGCTATATCCTGTTGCAGAAAGGCAAAAAGAATTATTACCTGGCGGAGATCGTATTATAG